Proteins from one Candidatus Omnitrophota bacterium genomic window:
- a CDS encoding DUF2752 domain-containing protein has protein sequence MQSKTQASRYVLRALIGSIFLIVVLSGVCFFFFGIDLKEHLSYLPLCPFRAITKIPCPGCGMTHAFLDIGQFKIKEAITYNPFSVPLFCLMAIYLFFGRIPLWLKHKRLVYLAVVSVLVVWVLGLVAS, from the coding sequence ATGCAGAGCAAGACCCAGGCGTCTAGATATGTTCTCCGGGCGCTCATTGGTTCTATTTTTTTGATCGTTGTTCTTTCTGGTGTTTGTTTTTTCTTTTTTGGAATAGACCTCAAAGAACATCTTTCGTATTTGCCTTTGTGCCCTTTTCGGGCGATTACCAAAATTCCTTGTCCCGGTTGCGGCATGACTCATGCTTTTTTGGACATCGGACAATTTAAAATTAAAGAGGCGATCACCTACAATCCTTTTTCAGTACCTTTATTTTGTTTAATGGCAATTTACTTATTCTTTGGGCGTATTCCTTTATGGCTGAAACATAAGCGTTTAGTTTATTTAGCAGTAGTTAGCGTTTTAGTGGTTTGGGTATTAGGTTTGGTAGCAAGCTAA
- the rpsT gene encoding 30S ribosomal protein S20 produces the protein MPQRRAAKKDLRQSKKRYHRNLAVKRNIRVALKTLKKSLEEKDSKARAKALEKICKLLDKAVSSNVIHKNKAANKKSRLSKLVNPSTKKTTSAKKKSSTS, from the coding sequence ATGCCACAAAGAAGAGCTGCAAAAAAGGATTTACGACAAAGCAAAAAACGCTACCATCGGAACCTTGCTGTAAAGCGTAACATTAGGGTTGCCTTAAAAACGCTTAAAAAAAGCCTTGAAGAAAAAGACTCAAAAGCACGCGCCAAAGCACTAGAAAAAATATGCAAGCTTTTGGATAAGGCTGTTTCAAGTAATGTTATTCACAAAAACAAGGCAGCCAATAAGAAATCACGTCTATCAAAGCTCGTCAATCCTTCGACTAAAAAAACAACTTCAGCTAAGAAAAAATCCTCAACCAGCTGA
- the bamD gene encoding outer membrane protein assembly factor BamD, translating to MKKAIFLLILLTFSWSVYPFWVWSPKTQKWKNPKYSALSTPYLQYKAALKIFEEGRYKEAHKEFKKFLAHYPDAKEAAESQYYLGRCLEKFDKSYEAFLVYQKLIDSYPNSQRINEVIEREYNIGESFLNREHKKWLGLSLYDFVEHPSILIFNSLVNKAPYSEYAPRAQYKLGIILFELGRFDEARDAFQKVVDNYSDTEWAPPAKYQLAIATSKAFPGADYDSSYLQEATARLDEFIKEHPEAKISDQAEDQLKILRNREAKKNFEIAQFYENQDQYESAVIYYRKVLDEYIDSDYYDSSLEKVQELNQLIEGNLTKKDLILSHKKEAAQTKKAEKIRAKDRKKDNKQELRQNKIDTKKRIRQEAKISKELRRKEKLALKSEARAKKEIARAKKLREKQDRAQEKKNRAKERREEKLARKNEAKAKKQALRAKELKKREAPTQGKKELVEEKSKEKFVELESAKAKKVPLKSPKLKKKQDQRERKQALLAEKRQRKIERKAQKRAKKEFTRIKKLKKKEELIQKKKDSIAAKQKAKLDRSNEAKARKEAAREEKLRQKAERLKDKQALIEKKRAEKLARRIEAKVRKEAIREKKLKAKQECIQKAKQIKAQKRQEKLIKKQKAKAKKMALKEKKRKEKLAKESRTEPKVEAQDKETEND from the coding sequence ATGAAGAAGGCCATTTTTCTTTTAATTCTACTTACCTTTTCTTGGTCGGTTTACCCTTTTTGGGTTTGGTCTCCTAAGACTCAGAAGTGGAAGAACCCTAAATATTCAGCCCTTTCCACTCCTTACCTTCAGTATAAAGCAGCTTTAAAGATTTTTGAAGAAGGACGCTACAAGGAAGCCCATAAGGAATTTAAGAAATTCTTAGCTCACTATCCTGATGCTAAAGAAGCGGCTGAAAGCCAATATTACCTGGGTAGATGCCTTGAGAAGTTTGATAAGTCTTATGAGGCCTTTTTAGTTTATCAAAAACTAATCGATTCTTATCCTAATAGCCAGCGGATTAACGAAGTAATTGAGAGGGAGTACAATATTGGTGAGTCCTTTTTGAATCGTGAACATAAGAAATGGCTGGGTTTGTCATTGTATGATTTTGTAGAGCATCCTTCGATATTAATTTTTAATAGTTTGGTCAATAAGGCTCCTTATTCAGAATATGCGCCGCGAGCTCAATATAAGCTGGGGATCATTCTTTTTGAATTAGGCCGGTTTGACGAAGCTCGAGATGCTTTTCAGAAGGTAGTTGATAATTATTCTGATACTGAATGGGCTCCTCCGGCAAAGTATCAATTAGCTATAGCGACTTCGAAGGCCTTTCCGGGGGCCGACTATGATTCTTCTTACTTACAGGAGGCTACTGCCAGGCTTGATGAGTTTATTAAAGAACATCCTGAAGCTAAGATTTCCGATCAGGCTGAGGATCAACTGAAGATTTTAAGGAACCGAGAAGCTAAAAAGAACTTTGAGATAGCTCAATTTTATGAAAATCAGGATCAATATGAAAGTGCGGTGATTTATTATCGTAAAGTCCTTGATGAGTATATTGATAGTGATTATTATGATAGTTCTTTAGAGAAGGTTCAGGAGTTGAATCAGTTAATCGAAGGAAACTTGACTAAGAAAGATTTAATCTTAAGCCATAAAAAAGAAGCAGCTCAAACTAAGAAGGCAGAGAAGATTAGGGCAAAGGATAGAAAAAAGGACAACAAACAGGAGCTTCGACAGAATAAAATAGATACAAAAAAGAGAATTCGACAGGAAGCAAAGATATCCAAAGAGCTTCGTCGTAAGGAAAAGCTTGCGCTTAAGTCTGAGGCCAGAGCTAAAAAAGAAATAGCTAGGGCTAAGAAGTTAAGAGAGAAGCAGGATCGGGCACAGGAGAAGAAGAACCGTGCCAAAGAGAGACGCGAGGAAAAACTTGCCCGAAAGAATGAGGCTAAGGCGAAAAAACAGGCCCTAAGAGCTAAAGAGTTAAAAAAGAGGGAAGCTCCGACACAGGGAAAAAAAGAGTTGGTTGAAGAAAAAAGTAAGGAAAAGTTTGTTGAATTAGAATCGGCTAAAGCCAAGAAGGTACCTTTAAAGAGTCCAAAGCTAAAAAAGAAACAAGATCAGCGAGAACGAAAGCAGGCTCTTCTTGCCGAGAAGCGACAAAGAAAAATTGAGCGTAAAGCTCAAAAAAGAGCTAAAAAAGAATTTACTCGAATTAAAAAGTTAAAGAAAAAAGAAGAGCTTATCCAGAAAAAGAAAGATTCAATTGCAGCTAAGCAAAAAGCAAAGCTTGATCGGAGCAACGAAGCTAAAGCGAGGAAGGAAGCAGCCAGAGAAGAGAAACTAAGACAGAAAGCAGAACGCTTAAAAGATAAACAAGCTCTTATTGAAAAAAAGCGAGCCGAAAAATTAGCTCGTCGAATTGAAGCTAAAGTTAGAAAAGAGGCGATTAGGGAAAAGAAGTTAAAGGCCAAGCAGGAATGTATTCAAAAAGCAAAGCAGATTAAAGCCCAAAAGCGTCAAGAGAAGCTAATTAAAAAACAAAAAGCTAAAGCTAAAAAAATGGCACTTAAGGAAAAAAAGCGTAAAGAAAAATTAGCTAAAGAAAGTCGGACTGAGCCTAAAGTAGAAGCTCAAGATAAGGAGACAGAAAATGATTAA
- the leuS gene encoding leucine--tRNA ligase produces MNYNKKIDKKWQNKWIKQGIFSVDNKDSAKPKYYCLVMFPYPSSELHVGHARNYVIGDAVGRYKRMQGLGVLSPMGWDAFGLPAENQAIKHKIHPKTWTFKNIKRIKEQLASWGVGYDWPREIATCDPEYYKWTQWLFLRLYKKGLAYRKEAPVNWCESCKTVLANEQVTNGKCERCSNEVNQKNLEQWFFKITDYADRLLDDLKLLEQWPERVRTMQDNWIGKSFGAEINFPVENSELKFNCFTTRADTIFGATFLGLSWGHPYVVELIKDLANKDEIEAFIEKVKKQPQSARLIDNFEKEGVFTGKFAINPMTGEKIPIWIANYILSGYGTGAIMCVPAHDSRDLEFAKKYSLPIVEVIEAEDKQKRLSISQEAYEGEGSLINSGKFDRLGSEEAKEQIVDFMENNNIGKRSVNYKLRDWLVSRQRYWGAPIPIIYCEACGEVAVEDKDLPVLLPEVKEFLPTGQSPLTYIDKFIKVKCPKCGKPARRETDTMDTFVDSSWYYLRYISPKEKKTAFVSNDVNKWLPVDQYIGGVEHAILHLMYSRFINKFLQDEGLIDFSEPFKRLFTQGMIVKDGNKMSKSKGNVVAPDYIIDKYGADTMRLYILFIGPPEKDAEWQDEGLLGAWRFIQRSLKLVDMFKECSKEDNHEPNNQEKALLRKVHSTIKEVTKDLEGNFQFNTAISKIMELVNQAYKGISEAALSKDILRQTVDTVFLLLSPFTPHISEEVNEILGNKESVLKRSWPVVKEEYLKQAEVEIAVSINGKVKDRLKIDVNWSKEEVEVKALALEKIKKSLQEKPPKKVVYIDKRIVNIVV; encoded by the coding sequence ATGAATTACAATAAGAAGATTGATAAAAAATGGCAAAATAAATGGATAAAGCAGGGAATTTTTTCTGTAGATAATAAAGACTCAGCAAAACCTAAATATTACTGCCTGGTAATGTTTCCTTATCCATCGAGTGAACTCCATGTTGGTCATGCCCGAAACTATGTAATTGGCGACGCTGTTGGTCGCTATAAAAGAATGCAGGGGCTTGGTGTTCTTTCTCCGATGGGTTGGGATGCTTTTGGGCTGCCGGCTGAGAATCAGGCAATTAAACATAAGATTCATCCCAAGACCTGGACTTTTAAAAATATTAAGCGGATAAAGGAGCAATTGGCAAGTTGGGGGGTAGGCTATGATTGGCCACGAGAAATCGCAACTTGTGATCCGGAATATTATAAGTGGACCCAGTGGCTTTTTTTGAGGTTATATAAAAAAGGTTTAGCCTATCGCAAAGAAGCCCCGGTTAACTGGTGCGAATCTTGTAAAACCGTTTTAGCTAATGAACAGGTAACTAACGGAAAGTGTGAGCGTTGTTCAAATGAGGTTAACCAGAAAAATTTAGAGCAATGGTTTTTTAAAATTACTGACTATGCTGACCGTCTTTTAGATGATTTAAAACTTTTAGAACAGTGGCCGGAGCGGGTAAGAACGATGCAGGATAACTGGATTGGTAAGTCTTTCGGTGCTGAGATTAACTTTCCGGTTGAAAATTCAGAACTTAAGTTTAACTGTTTTACTACTCGAGCCGACACTATCTTTGGGGCAACTTTTTTGGGTTTAAGTTGGGGCCATCCTTATGTGGTTGAGTTAATAAAAGATCTTGCCAATAAAGACGAGATTGAAGCTTTTATTGAAAAGGTAAAAAAGCAACCTCAGTCAGCTCGTCTAATAGATAATTTTGAAAAGGAAGGAGTTTTTACCGGAAAGTTCGCAATTAATCCGATGACCGGTGAAAAGATACCGATTTGGATTGCTAATTATATTCTTTCCGGATATGGAACCGGAGCAATCATGTGCGTTCCGGCTCATGATTCAAGAGACTTGGAATTTGCTAAGAAGTATAGCCTACCGATTGTTGAAGTCATTGAAGCCGAAGATAAACAAAAGCGCCTTAGCATAAGCCAAGAAGCTTACGAAGGGGAAGGGTCTTTAATTAATTCGGGAAAGTTTGATCGCCTAGGCTCGGAAGAAGCTAAAGAGCAAATCGTTGATTTTATGGAAAATAACAATATTGGGAAAAGGTCGGTTAATTATAAGCTTAGGGATTGGCTGGTGTCGCGTCAGCGTTATTGGGGGGCACCGATTCCGATTATTTATTGTGAGGCTTGCGGTGAGGTTGCAGTGGAGGATAAAGATTTACCGGTTCTTTTACCGGAAGTAAAAGAGTTCTTACCTACTGGGCAATCTCCTTTAACTTATATTGATAAGTTTATTAAGGTTAAATGTCCTAAATGTGGTAAGCCAGCTCGTAGGGAAACCGATACCATGGATACCTTTGTGGATTCTAGTTGGTACTATTTACGTTACATATCGCCTAAAGAGAAAAAAACAGCTTTTGTAAGTAATGATGTAAATAAGTGGCTACCGGTAGATCAATATATCGGAGGGGTAGAGCATGCAATTTTACATTTGATGTATTCGCGTTTTATTAATAAGTTTCTTCAAGATGAGGGGCTGATAGATTTTTCTGAGCCATTTAAGCGTTTGTTTACTCAAGGCATGATTGTGAAAGATGGCAATAAGATGTCTAAGTCCAAGGGTAATGTGGTTGCTCCTGATTATATTATTGATAAGTACGGAGCCGATACCATGCGGCTTTACATTCTTTTTATCGGCCCGCCGGAGAAAGATGCCGAATGGCAGGATGAGGGATTGCTCGGCGCTTGGCGGTTCATTCAAAGGTCATTAAAGTTGGTTGATATGTTTAAGGAGTGTTCAAAAGAAGATAACCATGAGCCAAATAATCAAGAAAAGGCTTTACTCAGAAAAGTACATTCAACGATTAAAGAAGTTACCAAGGACTTAGAGGGAAATTTTCAATTTAATACGGCTATTTCAAAAATTATGGAGTTAGTGAACCAGGCCTATAAGGGTATTAGCGAGGCAGCCTTAAGTAAGGATATTTTAAGGCAAACTGTTGATACGGTGTTTTTGCTTTTATCTCCTTTTACTCCGCACATCAGTGAAGAGGTTAATGAAATTCTTGGCAATAAAGAGTCTGTTTTGAAGCGTTCTTGGCCGGTAGTCAAAGAAGAGTATTTAAAGCAAGCTGAGGTTGAGATCGCAGTTTCAATAAATGGTAAGGTGAAGGATAGATTAAAGATAGATGTTAATTGGTCTAAGGAAGAAGTTGAAGTTAAAGCCTTAGCCTTAGAGAAGATAAAAAAATCACTACAAGAAAAACCGCCCAAGAAAGTCGTCTACATCGATAAGAGAATTGTTAATATTGTGGTTTAA
- a CDS encoding DUF4234 domain-containing protein, whose protein sequence is MDQSNVSSGQVGGQKESQHNISIPVYLILTLLSCGFFNIYWNYRQMEACNDLLGKKEFDFWLWFLLTIVTCGIYHIFYQYKMGSAIVEIQHNKNKVVFDNLPIISVLVTIFGMTVIVDCIHQSEINKIVS, encoded by the coding sequence ATGGATCAATCAAACGTATCATCAGGACAAGTTGGGGGTCAGAAAGAATCGCAGCACAATATCAGCATCCCAGTGTATCTTATTTTAACTCTTCTGTCTTGTGGGTTCTTCAATATTTATTGGAATTATCGACAGATGGAGGCTTGTAATGATTTGTTAGGCAAGAAAGAGTTTGATTTTTGGCTTTGGTTTCTTCTTACGATTGTTACTTGCGGGATTTATCATATTTTTTATCAATACAAAATGGGATCAGCTATCGTTGAGATTCAACACAATAAAAATAAGGTCGTATTTGATAACTTGCCGATTATCAGTGTGCTGGTAACTATTTTTGGTATGACCGTAATAGTTGATTGCATACATCAAAGTGAGATCAATAAGATAGTTAGCTAA
- a CDS encoding helix-hairpin-helix domain-containing protein: MFCLTPQERKVIFLIAGLILLGGILRFLNTDKINKIFLENASKTSAEEASGRQILININKADRGQLELLPGIGTVTAERIINYRSDYGIFKSFEDLEKVKGIGSEKAKNLAELIVF, from the coding sequence ATGTTTTGCCTTACTCCTCAAGAAAGAAAGGTTATTTTTTTAATCGCTGGTTTGATTTTGTTGGGTGGTATTTTAAGATTTTTAAATACTGACAAAATAAATAAAATATTTTTAGAGAATGCCAGTAAAACTTCTGCTGAGGAAGCTAGTGGTCGGCAAATACTGATCAATATTAATAAGGCTGACAGAGGACAACTTGAGCTTTTGCCGGGTATTGGTACGGTAACCGCAGAAAGAATTATTAATTACCGTTCTGATTACGGTATTTTTAAAAGTTTCGAAGATTTAGAAAAAGTTAAAGGAATCGGAAGCGAAAAGGCTAAAAATTTGGCCGAGTTAATTGTTTTTTAA
- the murJ gene encoding murein biosynthesis integral membrane protein MurJ — translation MRSKIIKNTYILGTGTLISRILGFVRDILIASFFGTSGLLEAFLVSFRLPNIFRSVFAEGFSDSVATPVLSEYQEDHQQIFKLGNHLLSLFCVILLICTILGIIFAKFLVMLIAPGFISQVFKFNLAVSFTRITFIYLFLIGLSSVMVSVLYSLKKFFIPAINPIFLNISFILGIVFFSQSLKNYILIICVIVAGILQLIFPYFSLRRQGFRFRFSFAEALKNAAVLRMFKLFIPRAWSSIVYHLSVFIDTIFSSLTVIVGSGALASVYYANRLIQFPFAIIALSISRVAIVDLSSYHSQGKSEDFKELFVFSFQNIIFFIIPLSVIFLFIPEAIINIIFTRGAFDSYSLAMTSSVLFFYSFGLFFFCGIKLLVNSFYSLKDTVLPAKTATFSLIVNVILSSILMFPLKIGGVALGSSLAAICNFFLLYYFFKKRIGPIDWQDTRSQLLKVLSLSLVVGLLARFLWYYSPYNKYLNALVIIVAVAVVFFGGGYLVGLRQIRHLKVWISAKK, via the coding sequence ATGCGTAGTAAAATTATTAAAAATACTTATATTTTAGGAACGGGAACTTTGATTTCTCGTATTTTAGGCTTTGTTCGGGATATCTTGATAGCTAGCTTTTTTGGAACTTCTGGATTGCTTGAGGCCTTTCTTGTCTCTTTTCGTCTACCGAATATATTTAGGAGTGTATTTGCTGAGGGTTTTTCAGATTCGGTAGCGACTCCGGTGTTGAGTGAATATCAAGAGGATCATCAGCAGATTTTTAAGCTGGGGAACCATTTACTTTCATTGTTTTGTGTTATTTTGCTTATTTGCACCATTCTTGGTATCATTTTTGCTAAATTTTTAGTCATGCTGATTGCTCCTGGCTTCATTAGCCAAGTTTTCAAATTTAATCTGGCTGTATCGTTTACTAGAATTACTTTTATCTATCTTTTTTTGATCGGCCTATCATCAGTAATGGTATCTGTTCTTTACTCACTAAAGAAATTTTTTATCCCAGCAATTAACCCGATTTTTTTGAATATCTCGTTTATTTTAGGAATAGTTTTTTTTAGTCAATCTTTAAAAAATTATATTCTGATTATCTGCGTTATAGTTGCTGGAATTTTACAGTTGATATTTCCTTATTTTTCACTAAGAAGGCAAGGCTTTAGGTTCCGCTTTAGTTTCGCTGAGGCCTTGAAAAATGCGGCAGTCTTGCGAATGTTTAAGCTTTTTATTCCGCGAGCATGGTCGAGTATCGTTTATCATTTAAGTGTATTTATTGATACCATTTTTTCTTCATTGACAGTAATTGTTGGTTCGGGGGCTCTAGCCTCGGTTTATTACGCTAACCGGTTGATCCAATTTCCTTTTGCTATTATCGCTCTTTCAATATCGCGGGTGGCAATCGTTGATCTTTCTTCTTATCATAGTCAGGGAAAATCCGAAGATTTCAAGGAACTTTTTGTTTTCTCTTTTCAGAACATCATTTTTTTTATTATACCGCTTTCAGTTATTTTTTTGTTTATTCCTGAAGCGATTATAAACATTATTTTTACTAGAGGGGCTTTTGACTCTTATTCATTGGCAATGACCTCTTCAGTCCTTTTTTTCTACTCTTTTGGATTATTTTTCTTTTGTGGTATCAAACTTTTGGTTAATTCGTTTTATTCTTTAAAGGATACTGTTCTGCCGGCGAAAACAGCTACTTTTTCACTTATCGTAAATGTAATCTTGAGTTCGATTCTTATGTTTCCTCTAAAGATTGGCGGTGTAGCCTTAGGCAGTAGTTTAGCGGCTATTTGTAATTTTTTCTTGTTGTATTATTTTTTTAAAAAAAGAATTGGTCCGATAGATTGGCAGGATACAAGATCTCAATTACTAAAGGTTTTGTCGCTTAGCCTAGTGGTCGGATTATTGGCGCGTTTTCTTTGGTATTATTCACCTTACAACAAGTATCTTAATGCTTTAGTGATAATCGTCGCTGTGGCGGTTGTTTTTTTTGGTGGTGGATACCTTGTTGGCTTAAGGCAGATTCGTCACCTAAAAGTATGGATATCCGCAAAAAAATAG
- a CDS encoding ComEC/Rec2 family competence protein, producing the protein MVIFFVLGGIWYLANSHHQPESLLNKDKRFVLKVISLPKNTKLRSSFAAEIDQADGHPFRQTLRVYDYTKSLEYLNSYEVLGKLTRRSYHDRWFYYLWIKSKARINELSLNPWDKFVKGTSLYILDIFRKNSTDQAYRFLAAVFLGRRELLGGEREFFSRAGASHLLAISGLHVGLTALILFSFLGFFGLSFRLRLGISLVFLYLYTFLTGVSPSTLRAVIMYSVFAFSFFLKRRPHSFNSLGLAGLICLLIDPAMLFTIGFQLSFMAVFAILVGYRIFPVKLVGSRALVYSGQIFFCSLFVNVFVTPLTAYYFGNINTLGIVYNIVLIPFFTFILTINFFLIILAPVSFIAQNLGALLSFLILIFVYLVRFLGSFSFSYFSWQFSLTGVFGYYFVLAGILVFFKLKSSLKLQSPDS; encoded by the coding sequence TTGGTTATCTTTTTTGTTCTTGGAGGTATTTGGTATCTGGCTAATTCGCATCATCAACCGGAATCCCTTTTAAATAAAGATAAGCGATTTGTTCTTAAGGTAATATCTTTACCTAAAAATACAAAATTGCGCAGTAGTTTCGCTGCCGAGATAGATCAAGCAGACGGTCATCCCTTTAGACAAACTTTAAGAGTTTATGATTATACGAAGTCTTTGGAATACTTAAATAGTTATGAGGTTTTGGGTAAGTTAACCAGAAGGAGCTATCATGATCGCTGGTTTTATTATCTTTGGATAAAGTCTAAAGCTAGGATAAATGAGCTTTCTTTGAATCCCTGGGACAAGTTTGTTAAAGGGACTAGCCTGTATATTCTTGATATTTTTAGAAAGAATTCTACGGATCAGGCTTATCGGTTTCTGGCAGCGGTATTTTTAGGAAGAAGGGAGTTGCTGGGTGGCGAGCGTGAATTTTTCTCTCGGGCTGGAGCATCACATCTTTTGGCGATAAGTGGATTGCATGTTGGTCTTACCGCTTTAATTTTGTTTTCTTTCTTGGGATTCTTCGGCCTTTCTTTTAGGCTCCGTTTAGGAATTTCTTTAGTTTTTCTTTATCTTTATACTTTTTTGACCGGGGTCAGTCCGTCAACTTTACGGGCGGTTATTATGTACTCGGTATTTGCTTTTAGTTTTTTCTTAAAACGAAGACCACACTCTTTCAATTCTTTAGGTTTGGCCGGACTAATTTGTTTGTTAATAGATCCGGCAATGCTTTTTACAATTGGCTTTCAACTATCTTTTATGGCAGTTTTTGCCATCCTTGTTGGTTATCGAATTTTTCCGGTTAAGTTAGTTGGCAGTCGAGCTCTGGTTTACTCTGGGCAGATTTTCTTTTGCTCTTTGTTTGTAAATGTATTTGTCACACCGTTAACCGCTTATTATTTCGGCAATATTAATACTTTGGGGATAGTCTATAATATTGTTTTGATTCCTTTTTTTACTTTTATTCTTACGATAAACTTCTTTTTAATTATATTGGCTCCAGTAAGTTTTATTGCTCAAAATTTAGGGGCTTTACTTTCATTTCTTATTTTGATTTTTGTTTATTTGGTCCGGTTTTTAGGTTCTTTTAGCTTTTCTTATTTTAGCTGGCAATTTTCTCTAACCGGCGTGTTTGGCTACTATTTTGTTCTGGCCGGGATTCTTGTGTTTTTCAAGCTCAAGAGTAGTCTCAAGCTCCAAAGTCCAGATAGTTAA
- a CDS encoding deoxyribonuclease IV: MLRLGVHVSIAGKIYKSVDRAAELGCNTMQIFSRSPRQWRKTDISQEDADIFKKRAKEKNISPIVVHIPYTLNLASCRQSFHKITIKDFIADLLEVDKLGADYLVTHMGSYKGGTELGGLSRIVNALKKILKETKGVKTMVLLENTSGSGSWLGYKFSHQKFIFDELSHTKRVGLCLDTAHAWAAGYKINDAVGLSGLLREIDREVGLERVKVIHINDTLEELDSRHDRHFAIGEGKIGKRGFSLILNHPKLKDIPFILETPRKDEGDDQKNIKMVRQLYKG; the protein is encoded by the coding sequence TTGCTTAGATTAGGTGTTCACGTATCAATTGCCGGTAAGATCTATAAGTCTGTAGATAGGGCAGCGGAATTAGGTTGCAACACCATGCAGATTTTTTCCCGTAGCCCCCGACAATGGCGCAAAACCGATATTAGTCAGGAAGATGCTGATATATTTAAAAAAAGAGCAAAGGAAAAAAATATCAGCCCAATCGTTGTTCATATACCTTATACGCTTAACTTAGCTTCTTGCCGACAATCATTTCATAAAATTACGATAAAAGATTTTATCGCTGATCTTCTTGAAGTTGATAAATTAGGGGCCGATTATCTTGTAACTCATATGGGTTCATATAAGGGTGGAACCGAACTCGGTGGCCTTTCACGCATAGTTAATGCTTTGAAGAAAATACTTAAAGAGACTAAAGGGGTTAAAACTATGGTTCTTCTTGAAAATACTTCAGGCTCTGGTAGTTGGCTAGGCTATAAATTTTCTCATCAAAAGTTTATCTTTGATGAACTTAGTCATACCAAGCGTGTTGGCTTGTGTCTAGATACTGCTCATGCCTGGGCTGCTGGATATAAAATAAACGATGCTGTTGGCCTTAGTGGATTATTGAGGGAGATTGACCGGGAAGTTGGCCTTGAGCGAGTAAAAGTAATTCATATTAATGATACCTTAGAAGAATTAGATTCACGTCACGATCGTCATTTTGCAATCGGTGAGGGAAAAATCGGTAAAAGGGGATTTAGTTTGATACTAAATCATCCTAAGTTGAAAGATATTCCGTTTATCTTAGAGACTCCGAGGAAAGATGAAGGTGATGATCAGAAAAATATAAAGATGGTGCGGCAATTGTATAAAGGTTAG
- a CDS encoding prepilin-type N-terminal cleavage/methylation domain-containing protein: MKKVFTLIELIVVIAIIAILAAIIAPNAFKAIEKAKVSEAIGDFKAYKTAAYSLYADTGKWVMEGAGIESTPAGVCCFLFLESDNNDLSVDLTGWVGWDGPYIEKIKSEHPWGGWYAFQSWDAGRGPEVDMWVDFEDDCYQIPKDWGNGGCPVPLKAQLKIDSMVDDGDLTNGSILDGPSTNQVEGDLSWILVWDAL, encoded by the coding sequence ATGAAAAAAGTATTTACCTTGATCGAACTAATTGTAGTCATCGCTATCATCGCAATTTTAGCTGCTATCATTGCTCCCAATGCCTTTAAGGCCATTGAAAAAGCGAAGGTATCTGAAGCAATTGGAGATTTTAAAGCATATAAAACCGCGGCCTATAGTTTATATGCTGATACTGGTAAATGGGTTATGGAGGGTGCGGGTATTGAGTCTACTCCTGCTGGTGTATGTTGTTTTTTATTCTTGGAATCCGATAATAATGATTTATCTGTAGACCTTACTGGCTGGGTTGGTTGGGATGGACCATACATTGAGAAAATTAAATCAGAGCACCCTTGGGGAGGTTGGTATGCTTTTCAAAGTTGGGACGCTGGTAGAGGCCCAGAGGTAGATATGTGGGTTGATTTCGAAGATGATTGTTATCAAATTCCTAAAGATTGGGGAAACGGTGGCTGTCCTGTGCCATTAAAGGCTCAACTGAAAATTGACAGCATGGTTGATGACGGGGATCTTACGAATGGAAGTATCTTAGATGGCCCATCTACAAATCAGGTAGAAGGCGATCTAAGTTGGATTTTGGTTTGGGATGCTTTATAG